One Pyrococcus furiosus DSM 3638 genomic window, CATAAGATACTTCTTCATCTTGTATTCCTAGGGTTATTGGAACTATCTTAACATCTTTTCCGGAAAGTTCTGCCAAATACTGTATAAATGGAAGTTGGACTTCTATGGAGTGCTCGTATTTGTGAGCTAAGTCATCTAAATCTGCTATCTCGGAAAGTTCAGTGATTCTCCTTGCCAGCTTTTCATCAACCTTTATTCTCCCTAGCGGAGTTTCCCACTCACCTTTTGGATAGACAGCGATGGGCGAACCAAGTCCAGTATGATTTGGGCCAAGTATCACAAAGACCTCTGGAAGACCATCCTCATATATGGCCTTGTATGTTCTAGAAGCGGTGTAGCCTGAGAATATGTAGCCCGCATGAGGAGCAACACCTGCGGTGATTCTCCTTGAGTTTCCTTCCTCCCCTAAATCAGTGAAGAACCTTTTGAGCATTTCCACAAGCTCTGCATCATCTGGATAAAACTGCCCTGCAACAACAGCACGCCTTATCATCTTTCTCACCAAAAAATATTGTTATGCGAGATATTTTAACGATTTCTTCAGAAGGAACTGTGAAGTTTAAGACCACTTCCGGTAAGTGGGACTACGAAGGATTTTCCCTCATCTTCAAAAAATTTAAGGGCCGCGTATGCTACCGCTGACGTAGGTTCAACGATAAATCCCATTCTATAGAGCTCAGTAAGAGCTTGCCTAGTCACCCTTTCCCCAATACTTATGCACGACCCATTTGACTCTTTAATAATCCGAAACATCTCCTCTTTCCTGGGTGGATTAGGTATAGCTATTCCATCAGCCAAGACGTTTGCCTCACTATTACTCCTTTTACACAAACTTTCAAATCCTTTAGCTTGAACAGCTATCATTTTGGGGAGCCTAGATATCTCCCCCATTTCAAACAACTCCTTAAATCCCTTCCATATTCCTATGAAGAGCGTTCCACTTCCTGTTGGAACTACAACATATTCAGGCACTCCCACCTGCTCATAGATTTCATATGCCACTGTTTTTGTCCCCTCGAGAAAATATGGATTCAACCAGTGGGAGAGATAAGGAATGTTGTTTTCCCTTGAGTACTTAACGGCTTCTTCATGAACTTTCATTCTATCTCCTTCAACTATATGAAGCTCTGCTCCAAATGAAGATAACAAAGAGAGTTTTTCCTTTCTAGTATTAGATGAGACAAAAATGTGAGTTCTAATGTTGGAGAACGCTGAGTATACTGCCATGCTAATAGCAGCATTCCCAGAACTATCTATCACAATCTCCTTAATTTTTAACTCTTTAAGTTTTGCAACAGTTACATAAGTTCCTCTGTCCTTAAAAGACCCCGTGGGATGAAGATACTCCAACTTAAATATGACATTTTTAACTTTACTAACAGGTGTTACAGGAGGATGGAGATAGGGGAGAAATCTCTCATTGACAGGCAGATAGGGCAAATATCTTCTCATGTCAAAATATCTTCTCTGTGGAGCAAAGGATGAATACTTTCTTTCAACCAACAGAGTTCCTTCACACTCGCACTGAATTCTCAAATCTTCTTCATAAACTCTATTGCATTTTGTACATCTCAACAATTAAATCCACCAAGAAACAAAAGTAAAGAAAAAATAAAAATTTACCTTCTCACGATCTTCATCTCGAATTCTTCAACGGGTATCTTGAAGTCTTCCCTGCTCTGTATCTCTCCTCTGTTGTAGAGAATTTCTCTTGCGAGTATCCAATAAATTAAGGCCAAAGCTTTTCTTCCCTTGTTATTTGTAGGAATTGCAAGGTCAACATAGCTTAATAGATTTTCAGTATCTACTAGAGCCACTATTGGGATACCAATTTCAACGGCTTCTCTCATAGCTTGGTGATCAGCTCTTGGGTCTGTAACAATTAGAACATCTGGCTCAAAGAAGTTTTTAACTGCTGGGTTGGTCATCGTTCCTGGAAGAAATCTTCCTGGAATCGCTCTAGCTCCGGTAACTTCACCAAACTTCTTGACTGGTTTTTGGCCATAGAGTCTAACACTCACTGCAAGTATGCTCTGAGGCTCAAATTTTGCTAGGAACTTTCCAGCAACCTTTAGCCTTTCATCAGTCTTCCTGACGTCTAAAACGTATAGTCCATCTTGCCTTACCCTGTAGATAAACTTCTTCATGTCTTTGGTTTTTTGCTGTGTTCCTATGTGCACTCCAGCAGCCAAATACTGGTCGAGTGGAACTAGATACTCATCAGCCATTTCTCAACACCCCCTATTCTTCAAACGTTATTATCCTACCTCTTTCACCCAACTCTTCAGCAATTCTATTCAATTCATTTATTTTTTCAACAGAGTTCATGTGGATCAGCATGGCAGGACATCTCAAACCCAGGGCAAGGTGTGGTAGAGTTTCATCTGCAGGCTCATATTTACTTTCGGACAAAATTGGGGTTATTTTTTCTGCTTTCACATCATTCACGAAGTTGTATAGATCAGTGAGCGTTCCCAGGTTTATAGGTTTTATTGATAATGCGTTATAGTACTTCCTGTCGAGTATGTTATACTTCCTGTACAGGTACTCCCCGTCTATAAATACCCCATGGGTGCCAGCTATCAGCTCTAGAAATAGCTCTGGAGTTCCAATGGGCTTTATGTAAGCAATATTGTAGTCCTCAACAATTTCTAGAACCTTTTCGGTTTCCAGCTCTTTTCTCATTGTAATACCAAGGCTAACCTCCAAACCTAATTCCAAACCAACTTGCTCGGAAGCCTTTGATAGCTCTTCTAAGGAGAGGGAAAAATCTAGTAGGCGAACAACGGCATCTATGATATCAGTGACTTCCAGGAGGTCTCTCACTATCACGTGATATTCAAAATTTTCATCAGCTCCAAATGTAACTACTGGCACTGGGAGTTCGGTTGTGAATGTACCTCCTATATAAGAGTACAAGGAGATATTCCTAGAATTCGCGGCAGCCTTTGCCACAGCTACGGAAACTGCCAGTGCTGTATTTGCTCCTATATGGCTAAAGTTATCAGTACCATCAATTTCCCAAAGGTAGCTATCAATAAGCTCTTGATCAATTGCATCAAACCCTATCAACTCTGGGCCAATTATTTCATCAACTTCACTGACAGCTCTCCTTGCCTCAGCTATATAGAGGGCAGGATTTTCATCAATGGGAGCAGCGAACCTACCAAAACTTTCATCAGTAACAACGTCAACTTCTACAGAGTATTGTCCTCCCCTTAAAACGACAATTCTCCCAATTATATCTTGAATAATGCTCATCTTCCATCAGCTCGGTCTGATTACTGTTATTGGGATTACACCCTTTTCAAACTCCAAGATAGCTGCTTCAAGCGGTGTTATTCCCGGAGGCACGTCTATGAGGACGGGTGCTCCCATGGAAATTTGAAGGGCTCTTGCTCCTATAATCCTAGCTTTCTCAAACCTCGTATACTTGAACATGTACTCATCACCTTTGCGATATTTTGGTGGGGCCGCCGGGATTTGAACCCGGGTCTCCGGCGCCCCAGGCCGGGAGGATAGCCAAGCTACCCCACGGCCCCACTTAAATAAAGAAAGGGTGGTTTTTTCAATACACTCTGTAATGCATTATGTCATCAATTAGCTCTACATGACTTAGGAGCATTCTCCTACAGCAGTACCTTTCTAAACCCAAATCGTCAAGGACCTTTTCGGGATCTTCCCCAGCTTCTACCCTTCTTTTAAACTCATAGTATTTATCTCCAATCACCTTACCACATGTGAAACATCTAACAGGTACAATCACGGGACTTGCCCCCATCCGTTTTCGATAATAAAAGAGTTTTTAAAATTAACGGAAAGAGTTCAACGATAACTCTTCTGTCTCTTAGCTCTTGGACCCTTTGTAGATCTGTTTGGCTTGTGAGGTTCAGTTCTTCTTGGATCTCCTACAAGCATCGTTCTATCGTACTTCATGAATTTCTCCTTAAGGCTCATGTCCCCAGTCCACTCTACAAGAGCTCTCGCAATTGCCATTCTTGCTGCTTCGGCTTGTCCCATGAATCCTCCGCCTTCTACCTTAACATCTATGTCAACGCTGTTCCAAATCTCTTCTCCTGCAAGGATTAAAGGTTCTAAGATTGTAAATCTTGCAATCTCTGGCTCGATAATCTCAACAGGCTTACCGTTAATCCTAACTCTTCCCTTCCCCTCTCTAATAACAGCTCTAGCAATAGCAGTCTTTCTCTTTCCAGTAGTTTGAATGATCCTCATTATTCACCACCTCAGAACTTTCCTCCCAGGAATTTTGCAACCTCACCAACGGTAACATACTTTGGTCTTGAAAGCCTTGACACATGAGCCTCAATAATAGTCTCAAGCTCCTTACCTTGGAACTCCTTGGGAATTCCCACATAAACCTTAAGCCTCTTAAAGGCCTTCCTTCCCCTGTCGGTCTTCCATGGGAGCATGCCTCTTATTGTTCTTCTCACAATTTCGTCGCTCCTCTTGGGATAGAATGGTCCTCTCCTGGGGTTTGTTAATGTCCTTAATTCTGTCCTTTGCTTGTACTTCTTAAAGATTACATCTCTGTTTCCAGTGATTACAGCCTTTTCAGCATTAACTATGACAACTTCTTCACCCTCAAGGAGCATCTTTGCAACCTTTGATGCCAATCTTCCAAGTATTAAACCTTCAGCGTTAATAATCCTCATGGCCCATCACTCCATTATTCTTACTCCACTTCCAGTCGGATTTCTTTCAATGAGCTCTTCAATTGTTATAGCCTCCCCACCAGCCTCAATGATCTTTCTTCTAGCTGTTTCGCTGAACTTCCAAGCTGCAACGATAACTTTCTTTTCTAGCTTTCCAGCTCCAAGAACGCTTCCTGGAACAACGATCATTTCTCCGTCGTTGGCATATCTGTTGATCTTACTTACATTAACTTCTGCCCTCTGCCTTCTAGGTCTTTCTAACCTCCAAGCTACGTCTTTCCATATCTTGACTCCATATTCATTTGACTTTTTCCTAAGGTATCTAATGAGCCTCCTAAGATTTGGATCAGTTGGACCTGTTCTCTTCATAAATGCATTCCCCCTATCTTTTTATCTCGCCGCAGGGAAACCGACAAGGGCGGGGTGAGCGTAAATACTGGTGCGGGGGCGGGGATTTGAACCCCGGAACCCCTACGGGACGGGACCCTGAATCCCGCGCCTTTGACCAGGCTCGGCAACCCCCGCAGGGATCAAGAGGTCAATTTTTGAAGTTCACTTATAAACCTATCGGCCTTTCTCATCAAGATTTTAAGAGCTATGGATACTATTTCCTCTACGGGGAGCTCTCCGTTTGTTTCAACTGTAAATATGTAAGTATTTGGCACTATCTCCTCCCAGATTTCCTTACCTTCATACTCTTCGAAATCCTTTGGTATGTAGAAAGGTTTTATTGTTGTCACTAGTACTTCTTCCTCAGTTTCTTCCACAGGAAGACCCCTTTTCTTTGCAAGTTTTTTCAGCTCCTTCCATTCGGGGATTGACTTGCTGATATGAACGATAGTGTAGTACTTGTAATACACAAATCCAGGTTGCCACTTAGCATGATCCTTTCCTCTACCAAGCTTGGCATAGGCATTAAATACAAGTCTTTGTCCCTCAGCGAGCTTTACAATTGGAATGTTTGGATTTACAGGTTTTACATCCGGATCATCACTCTTTAAATCACCTGAATATACAATCCCTGGGCCTTCAGCTTCTAGAGAGAGAGTTACCGTGTAATCATCAAGTTCTAATGCGTCCAACTCAAACCTATCAACTGGAGTAGTTAGTGGAATCATTGCTAATCTGTGGGCAATGATTTCATCAAAAAGTGCTGAGTCGTTTTCATAAAATTCTACTTCATCAACTGCAAATGTTGGGACTTCCCCTAAAATTGTCCTTCTTAGTGCATTTGCAAACGAAACATGAACCCCCTTTAAGACAAACTTAATAGAATCTTCCTTTTTTTCAAGAATCTGAACTTCAATTCCGGCCATTTCCCCTCCTCCACAAAAATAAAGTTGAAAAGATCAGACACGCCTACCTCTTCTACCACCCTTTGGCCTAGTACCATCGTGTGGTATTGGAGTAACATCCTCAACTCTACCTATTTTCAAGCCTGCTCTAGCCAAAGCTCTAATTGCTGCCTGTGCCCCAGGTCCAGGAGTCTTGCTCTTGCTTCCTCCTGGGGCTCTAACTCTAATGTGAACGCCTACAATTCCCTTTTCAAGGGCCTCTTCTGCTGCTCTCCTTGCCGCAAGCATTGCAGCGTATGGAGAAGGCTCATCTCTGTCAGCTTTAACTACCATACCACCGCTCCATCTGCTTATTGTTTCAGCACCTGTTATGTCAGTAATATGAATAATCGTGTTGTTGAAGCTTGAATAGATGTGAGCAATTCCCCACTTCTCCTTCTTCTTAATGTTAACTTGCTCCTCGCTCATGCCTCACCACCTTGCTTAGCCTTTTCTATCATCATTCTCTCCGGGTGCTGTGGGTTAGCAAACGGAGATGTTCTCGCGTATGTTATTGTGTCTTCCTCTTCCTTAAGGACGAGATAGCTTGGAGACCTTATTATCTGGCCATTAACTTCAATGTGCCCGTGAACGATAAGCTGTCTTGCTTGCCTCATGGTTCTAGCAAGTCCCTTCTTGTATACGATAGTTTGAAGTCTTCTCTCTAGAATGTCCTCAATTGTTAGTGAGAGGACATCATCAAGAACTGCATCCTCTGGAAGTAAACCAAGTCTCTTAAGCCTAGCAAGCAATTGCTCTCTCTCAATTTCAGCTTGCTTACCTCTCGCAGCAAGCAACCTTCTTGCCCTTCTTCTGAAGTTCTTAAGTTGTGTTTCGTGCTTCCAAAGCTCCTTCTTGTTCTTGAGCTCGTACTTATCCATAAGGACTCTTTCTCTATCAAGCCTCTCCTTAATCCACGGATGTGGTGGAGTTTCATACTTCTTCCTTTGCCTCTTAGGATCACCCATATCTTACACCTCCCATCCTCACTTCTTCTTCCTGCTAACACCGACAGTTTGACCTCTTCTGAAGTTAGACCTAGTTCTCTGTCCTCTAACTGGGAGACCAAGCTCGTGTCTAATTCCACGGTATGCCCTAATTCTCCTGAGTCTCATGATATCCTCTCTGATTGCCATGTCAAGTTTTGCAGTGATGAGATGTAGATCCCTACCAGTCTCATAGTCCTTAGGCCTGTTAACTGCCCACCTAGGAATTCCATGAGCTACGGGGTCAGCTAGTATTTCTTCAATTTTCTTTACTTGCTCATCAGTCAAGTATCCTGCCTTCATAAATGGGTCTAACCCTGCAACTCTGCAGACCATTGTAGCGAAGTTTATTCCTATTCCTTTAATAGCAGTGAGCGCCCATCTTAACTGCTTATTTCCGTCTAAATCAACTCCCGCCACACGAACTATATGCCTAAAGTTAGCCATTTTATCACCCCTACACTTGTGTCGGAAAGATTTATTCTGGCGCCGGGACGGGGATTTGAACCCCGGCGGGCAAACGCCCACGGGCTCTCAAGGCCCGCGCCCTACCAGGCTAGGCTATCCCGGCATACACCCTATATCCCGAACCTTTGGCTAACTCAACTACTTCGGTGAAGGTGTCCTCCATGAGGGATTTAATAAATTTTGCCCCCAATTTAGTCTTAACTACTATCTGAAGCATGCCGCCATCGTGAAGGTATTTAGGAGCATTTATAACTATTTCCCTCAAAATTTCCTTTCCTGCATGAATTGGGGGATTGGTAATTATAGAGTGGAATTTTTCTCCCTTAACGGGCTCGTAAAGATTTCCCCATCTAACCTCGGCATTAGTGACATTGTTAATTTTTAAATTTTTTCTTGCGATTGATACAGCCCTCCTGTTTATATCAGACATGACAACGTACTCAACAAATCGAGAGGCCACAATACCTATAGGCCCATAACCACATCCTAGATCAAAAACTCTCCAGTTAGGCCTTAGAACCATACTCTCTATTAAGAGTTCAGTCCCCCTATCAAGCTTTCCAAAGGAAAAAACACCGCTGGCAGTTATAAACTTAAAACAATACCCTCTAATGCAGACTTCAATTGTTTTTGTCTTTAACGGCCCACCAGGAGTTTCTGAATAGTAGTGGCTCACATCCAAAAATATTTGTGAGAAGCTTATAAATGTGGGGGCCCACTTCTCCACAACAGTTAAAAATATTAAAATTTATAAAAACTTAGTGAAACATATGAATTCTAGATCTATGAATCTTAAAGCAATGCTCATAATAGGAATAACAATTCTTTTTCTTGGTTGTTTAGCTCAAAAAGAACAGGAAGCGTCCAAAGAGGGAATACTTCGCATAGGAGTCAAAATAGAAGAGAAAGAAGGCAACAAAGTTCTAACAAAGATTTTCATAAAAAATGTGGGAAATTCCACAGTCAGAGTAGCTAAGCCAATATACTTTGTTACCTTAAAGTTTGAGCTCTATAAGGGAAATGAGAGTATGAAATTCAGAGGTCCCGTACCAACTTACCTTCCCCTAACTAAAGAGGAAACAAAAGTTCTTAAACCTAGGGAAACCTTAGAAGCAGAATACATTGTTGACCTCTGCTGGTGGAATGTCACTAAAGGAGAATATACCCTCGCTGTTATTTATGATACAATAGAAACAAAGAGCCAAGGTGTAGATTTCGTCAGGCAAAGACTAGTCATAAAACAGAACGTCACGGCAAAAGAAACATGTTAACCTAATTTAAAGCTTTTCATTGCCATAAAGTATTGGTGTTCGCGAATAAGTTCATTTAATAACTCCTCAAGTCTCCAAGTTAGAGAGATAGGGGTAGTTACTGCAAATATAACGTTATTAAAAGCTGTCTTAACTGTTTTGATTATCTTCTTTATCTCTTCGGATGAAGCACCATGGATGATTATGAACCTTTGAAAATGCCAATCGCATCTACCTTCAAGTGAATCCCTTTGAATAATCTCCTCGACTACTAAATCTTTGCAATATTCGGGGATACATACTACATCTCCAACTAGCTCTCTTAGTTTTTCAACCTCACTGTCAGAAAACCCAATTGCAAGTATCCTCATGAAGCTATCTTTGTACAATCACCATTTAACTTTTTTGACTCGGGTAGATGGATATCTTAACCAACAAATTTTTATAGTAGCGAGAAAATATATCATGATGTATGTCCAGCTCACTATCCCAGTTAAGGAGACTGCTTGGGTACCTAAGAAACCACAAACTGGAATTCTTAACTGGCATTATATTAGTTGTATTCATGTCCTATGCAAGCAGTGTAATCCCCATCCTTATAAAAGAGGCAATAGACAAGGGGATCTCAACTAAAAACTATGAATTTGCCCTAAGATATAGTCTCATAATTTTGGGAGTTGCCGTTTTGCAAGGAGCTTTTAGCTTCACTGCACGTTATTTACTTGTAAAATCCGCGCAACACGCTGTTTATGACCTTAGAATGGATGCCTTTAGAGCCATACAGAGGCATAACATTGAGTTCTTTGACAAAACGTATTCTGGGCAACTAATAAGTAGAATAACTAACGATACAGAGAGAATAACGAGATTCCTATCCTTTAGAATTAGGATGTTCGTTTACTCTATGTTCCTCATAGCAATGTCCCTTTACTATATGAGCAGAATGAGTGGAATCTTATCAGCTGTAGCCTTTGTAACAATTATCATTGTTGTCCTAATAAACACAACATATGCAAAAAAAGTAAGGCCAATTTATGACAAGGTAAGGCATCAAACGGGAGTCATAGCTTCAGTAGCAACGGCCTCAATATCTGGTATAAAGACAATTAAGGCCCTAGCCGCTGAAAGATTTATTCAGGGGAAATTCTCAAATGAAAATGAGAAATTATACAAGTTCAACATAGATGCCACAAGGATAACGGCAATCTATGGAAATGCGTCATTTCTTGTTTTAGGGCTTGCAATGGGAACTATGGTTTATTATGGAGGAAAAGGAATAATTGAAGGATTACTAACAGTGGGAGAACTTGCAGCTTTCTTGACATATATGCTAACATTAATGTGGCCACTGAGAGCTTTAGGATTTACAATAGGGGACATACAAAGGAGTTTAGCTGCAGCCTCCAGGCTCTTTGAGATAATTGATAGTGCACCAAAGTCTATCGATCCTCCAGATGCTGTAGAGATAAAGAATCCTAAAGGAAAAATCGAGTTCAAGGATGTCTGGTTTACTTATCACACTGGGAAAACAGTGCTAAAAGGAATAAATCTGACAATAAACTCAGGAGAGAAAGTTCTAATAACTGGACCTCCTGGGTCTGGTAAAAGTACAATCCTTAAACTTATTGCCAGATTTTACGAGCCCACCAAGGGGCAGATACTAATTGATGACATTGACATAAGGAAAATAAAAACAGAAAACTTGAGAAAAATCGTTGCCTACGTTCCCCAAGAGCCCTTCATATTTAACAGAACCATTAGAGAAAACATTGCATTGGCAAAGCCTCATGCCGAAATAAATGAAATTATTAAGGCTGCAAAAATAGCCAAAATCCACGACTTTATATCTACTCTTCCAAACGGTTACGAGACCATAGTTGGAGAAAAAGGAGTTACGCTCTCAGGCGGCCAGAGACAGAGAATTGCTTTAGCGAGAGCATTACTTTTAGAACCCAAGATTATACTTCTTGATGATCCCGTGTCGAACTTAGATGCCAAAACAGAAAAAGAGCTTGTTGAGGATCTAAAGGATATTCTTAAGGACAAGACCGCAATAATAGTCTCCCAACGTCTTTCTTTGGCAAAGATAGTTGATAGAGTTGTTGTTATGAAAGATGGAAACATCGTTGAGGAAGGCTCCCCCGAAGAATTGGCAAAGAAAGGAGGACTGTTCAGCGAGATGCTAGCAAGTATGAAGGGTGAGAAAAATGGAGAGTAACTCA contains:
- a CDS encoding MEMO1 family protein, with product MIRRAVVAGQFYPDDAELVEMLKRFFTDLGEEGNSRRITAGVAPHAGYIFSGYTASRTYKAIYEDGLPEVFVILGPNHTGLGSPIAVYPKGEWETPLGRIKVDEKLARRITELSEIADLDDLAHKYEHSIEVQLPFIQYLAELSGKDVKIVPITLGIQDEEVSYALGKAIYEASQELGRDIVVIASTDFMHYGEFYGYVPFRARADELPNLVKEWDMRVIRRILDFDVEGMFEEINAMNHTMCGPGGVGVGIVYSKLAGAIEAELLHYTTSFEVSRSTDAIVGYASIVMRKA
- a CDS encoding DNA-directed RNA polymerase subunit K, with the protein product MFKYTRFEKARIIGARALQISMGAPVLIDVPPGITPLEAAILEFEKGVIPITVIRPS
- a CDS encoding DNA-directed RNA polymerase subunit D, producing the protein MAGIEVQILEKKEDSIKFVLKGVHVSFANALRRTILGEVPTFAVDEVEFYENDSALFDEIIAHRLAMIPLTTPVDRFELDALELDDYTVTLSLEAEGPGIVYSGDLKSDDPDVKPVNPNIPIVKLAEGQRLVFNAYAKLGRGKDHAKWQPGFVYYKYYTIVHISKSIPEWKELKKLAKKRGLPVEETEEEVLVTTIKPFYIPKDFEEYEGKEIWEEIVPNTYIFTVETNGELPVEEIVSIALKILMRKADRFISELQKLTS
- a CDS encoding 30S ribosomal protein S4; translated protein: MGDPKRQRKKYETPPHPWIKERLDRERVLMDKYELKNKKELWKHETQLKNFRRRARRLLAARGKQAEIEREQLLARLKRLGLLPEDAVLDDVLSLTIEDILERRLQTIVYKKGLARTMRQARQLIVHGHIEVNGQIIRSPSYLVLKEEEDTITYARTSPFANPQHPERMMIEKAKQGGEA
- a CDS encoding ABC transporter ATP-binding protein; the protein is MSSSLSQLRRLLGYLRNHKLEFLTGIILVVFMSYASSVIPILIKEAIDKGISTKNYEFALRYSLIILGVAVLQGAFSFTARYLLVKSAQHAVYDLRMDAFRAIQRHNIEFFDKTYSGQLISRITNDTERITRFLSFRIRMFVYSMFLIAMSLYYMSRMSGILSAVAFVTIIIVVLINTTYAKKVRPIYDKVRHQTGVIASVATASISGIKTIKALAAERFIQGKFSNENEKLYKFNIDATRITAIYGNASFLVLGLAMGTMVYYGGKGIIEGLLTVGELAAFLTYMLTLMWPLRALGFTIGDIQRSLAAASRLFEIIDSAPKSIDPPDAVEIKNPKGKIEFKDVWFTYHTGKTVLKGINLTINSGEKVLITGPPGSGKSTILKLIARFYEPTKGQILIDDIDIRKIKTENLRKIVAYVPQEPFIFNRTIRENIALAKPHAEINEIIKAAKIAKIHDFISTLPNGYETIVGEKGVTLSGGQRQRIALARALLLEPKIILLDDPVSNLDAKTEKELVEDLKDILKDKTAIIVSQRLSLAKIVDRVVVMKDGNIVEEGSPEELAKKGGLFSEMLASMKGEKNGE
- a CDS encoding class I SAM-dependent methyltransferase, giving the protein MSHYYSETPGGPLKTKTIEVCIRGYCFKFITASGVFSFGKLDRGTELLIESMVLRPNWRVFDLGCGYGPIGIVASRFVEYVVMSDINRRAVSIARKNLKINNVTNAEVRWGNLYEPVKGEKFHSIITNPPIHAGKEILREIVINAPKYLHDGGMLQIVVKTKLGAKFIKSLMEDTFTEVVELAKGSGYRVYAGIA
- a CDS encoding DUF3783 domain-containing protein, whose amino-acid sequence is MRILAIGFSDSEVEKLRELVGDVVCIPEYCKDLVVEEIIQRDSLEGRCDWHFQRFIIIHGASSEEIKKIIKTVKTAFNNVIFAVTTPISLTWRLEELLNELIREHQYFMAMKSFKLG
- a CDS encoding 30S ribosomal protein S13, producing MANFRHIVRVAGVDLDGNKQLRWALTAIKGIGINFATMVCRVAGLDPFMKAGYLTDEQVKKIEEILADPVAHGIPRWAVNRPKDYETGRDLHLITAKLDMAIREDIMRLRRIRAYRGIRHELGLPVRGQRTRSNFRRGQTVGVSRKKK
- a CDS encoding 30S ribosomal protein S9 codes for the protein MRIIQTTGKRKTAIARAVIREGKGRVRINGKPVEIIEPEIARFTILEPLILAGEEIWNSVDIDVKVEGGGFMGQAEAARMAIARALVEWTGDMSLKEKFMKYDRTMLVGDPRRTEPHKPNRSTKGPRAKRQKSYR
- a CDS encoding 30S ribosomal protein S11, with amino-acid sequence MSEEQVNIKKKEKWGIAHIYSSFNNTIIHITDITGAETISRWSGGMVVKADRDEPSPYAAMLAARRAAEEALEKGIVGVHIRVRAPGGSKSKTPGPGAQAAIRALARAGLKIGRVEDVTPIPHDGTRPKGGRRGRRV
- a CDS encoding 50S ribosomal protein L18e; this encodes MKRTGPTDPNLRRLIRYLRKKSNEYGVKIWKDVAWRLERPRRQRAEVNVSKINRYANDGEMIVVPGSVLGAGKLEKKVIVAAWKFSETARRKIIEAGGEAITIEELIERNPTGSGVRIME
- a CDS encoding DNA-directed RNA polymerase subunit N, coding for MIVPVRCFTCGKVIGDKYYEFKRRVEAGEDPEKVLDDLGLERYCCRRMLLSHVELIDDIMHYRVY
- the rpsB gene encoding 30S ribosomal protein S2 — encoded protein: MADEYLVPLDQYLAAGVHIGTQQKTKDMKKFIYRVRQDGLYVLDVRKTDERLKVAGKFLAKFEPQSILAVSVRLYGQKPVKKFGEVTGARAIPGRFLPGTMTNPAVKNFFEPDVLIVTDPRADHQAMREAVEIGIPIVALVDTENLLSYVDLAIPTNNKGRKALALIYWILAREILYNRGEIQSREDFKIPVEEFEMKIVRR
- a CDS encoding pyridoxal-phosphate dependent enzyme, with translation MLRCTKCNRVYEEDLRIQCECEGTLLVERKYSSFAPQRRYFDMRRYLPYLPVNERFLPYLHPPVTPVSKVKNVIFKLEYLHPTGSFKDRGTYVTVAKLKELKIKEIVIDSSGNAAISMAVYSAFSNIRTHIFVSSNTRKEKLSLLSSFGAELHIVEGDRMKVHEEAVKYSRENNIPYLSHWLNPYFLEGTKTVAYEIYEQVGVPEYVVVPTGSGTLFIGIWKGFKELFEMGEISRLPKMIAVQAKGFESLCKRSNSEANVLADGIAIPNPPRKEEMFRIIKESNGSCISIGERVTRQALTELYRMGFIVEPTSAVAYAALKFFEDEGKSFVVPLTGSGLKLHSSF
- the rplM gene encoding 50S ribosomal protein L13, with amino-acid sequence MRIINAEGLILGRLASKVAKMLLEGEEVVIVNAEKAVITGNRDVIFKKYKQRTELRTLTNPRRGPFYPKRSDEIVRRTIRGMLPWKTDRGRKAFKRLKVYVGIPKEFQGKELETIIEAHVSRLSRPKYVTVGEVAKFLGGKF